One Capricornis sumatraensis isolate serow.1 chromosome 8, serow.2, whole genome shotgun sequence genomic region harbors:
- the TMEM258 gene encoding transmembrane protein 258 — protein MELEAMSRYTSPVNPAVFPHLTVVLLAIGMFFTAWFFVYEVTSTKYTRDIYKELLISLVASLFMGFGVLFLLLWVGIYI, from the exons ATG GAACTTGAGGCCATGAGCAGATACACCAGCCCCGTGAACCCGGCTGTCTTTCCCCACCTGACCGTTGTGCTGCTGGCCATTGGCATGTTCTTCACCGCCTGGTTCTTCGT TTATGAGGTCACATCCACCAAGTACACCCGGGATATCTACAAAGAGCTCCTcatctccctggtggcctcactcTTCATGGGCTTTGGAGTCCTCTTCCTGCTGCTCTGGGTCGGCATCTACATATGA
- the MYRF gene encoding myelin regulatory factor: MHWLPAGHDINGALEPSNIDTSILEEYISKEDASDLCFPDISAPASAASYPHGQPAIPGSSGVHHLSPPGGGPSPGRHGALPPPSYSAPLNCNNNNGMGVAPKPFLGGSGPPIKAEPKAPYAPGTLPDSPPDSGSEAYSPQQVNDPHLLRTITPETLCHVGVPSRLEHPPPPPAHLPGPPPPPPPPPHYPVLQRDLYMKAEPPMPPYAAMGQGLVPTDLHHGQQSQMLHQLLQQHGAELPQHPAKKRKHSESPPNTLNAQMLNGMIKQEPGTVTALPPHPARAPSPPWPPQGPLSPGPGSLPLSIARVQTPPWHPPGAPSPGLLQDSDSLSGSYLDPNYQSIKWQPHQQNKWATLYDANYKELPMLTYRVDADKGFNFSVGDDAFVCQKKNHFQVTAYIGMLGEPKYVKTPEGLKPLDCFYLKLHGVKLEALNQSINIEQSQSDRSKRPFNPVTVNLPPEQVTKVTVGRLHFSETTANNMRKKGKPNPDQRYFMLVVALQAHAQNQNYTLAAQISERIIVRASNPGQFESDSEVLWQRAQVPDTVFHHGRVGINTDRPDEALVVHGNVKVMGSLMHPSDLRAKEHVQEVDTTEQLKRISRMRLVHYRYKPEFAATAGIEAAAPETGVIAQEVKEILPEAVKDTGDVVFANGKTIENFLVVNKERIFMENVGAVKELCKLTDNLETRIDELERWSHKLAKLRRLDSLKSTGSSGAFSHAGSQFSRAGSVPHKKRPPKVASKSSSVVPDQACISQRFLQGTIVALVVVMAFSVVSMSTLYVLSLRTEEDLVESDGRSSQSFGTTQLRQSPVTTGVLGPQPSLLLGTTGPTHSAPAPALRTLDLCSTHPCPVICCSSPSPTPSTDPGLGPSFNPGSGLSPSPSPSTNRSGPSQMALLPVTNIRAKSWGLSANGIGYFKHPKSSNPMASPVVPFPGGQGKAKNGPSLGLHGRGRRAVPEPGLSPAQPTQAQSQSDPVPFLTSIQVLENSMPITSQYCASEDACRPGNVTYHIPVSSSTPLHLRLTLQMTSSSPVSVVLCSLMSKEEPCEEGGIVQSLHAHQDTQGTSHQWPVTILSFRRFTYHFRVALLGQANCSAEAPGQLATDYYFHFYRLCD; this comes from the exons ATGCACTGGCTCCCAGCAG GCCACGACATCAACGGCGCCCTGGAGCCTTCCAACATAGACACCAGCATCCTGGAGGAGTACATCAGCAAGGAGGACGCCTCTGACCT ctgcttccctgacatCTCTGCTCCAGCCAGTGCGGCCTCCTACCCCCATGGGCAGCCAGCGATCCCCGGCTCCAGCGGGGTCCACCACCTGAGCCCCCCGGGGGGCGGACCCTCCCCGGGGCGCCATGGGGCCCTCCCACCCCCGAGCTACAGCGCCCCGCTCAACTGCAACAACAACAACGGCATGGGTGTTGCTCCCAAGCCCTTCCTGGGGGGTTCTGGGCCCCCCATCAAGGCAGAGCCCAAGGCTCCCTATGCCCCAGG caCCCTGCCAGACTCTCCCCCAGACTCGGGCTCCGAGGCCTACTCCCCCCAGCAGGTGAATG ACCCCCATCTCCTGCGCACCATTACCCCCGAGACCCTGTGCCATGTGGGGGTGCCTTCCCGCCTGGAGCAcccgcccccacctccagcccaccTGCCaggccccccaccgcccccgccgcccccaccGCACTACCCCGTCCTGCAGCGGGACCTGTACATGAAGGCCGAGCCTCCGATGCCCCCCTACGCCGCCATGGGGCAGGGGCTGGTGCCCACCGACCTCCACCATGGCCAGCAGTCCCAGATGCTCCACCAGCTGCTCCAGCAACACGGAGCTGA gctcccccaacaCCCCGCCAAGAAGAGGAAGCACTCGGAATCACCTCCCAACACCCTCAATGCCCAGATGCTGAACGGAATGATCAAACAGGAGCCTGGGACTGTGACGGCCCTGCCCCCACACCCAGCGCgagccccttccccaccctggcCTCCCCAGGGCCCGCTCTCACCTGGGCCTGGCTCCCTGCCCCTCAGCATTGCCCGGGTCCAGACACCCCCTTGGCATCCACCAGGTGCCCCCTCACCAG gtctcctgcaggacAGTGACAGCCTCAGTGGCTCCTACCTGGACCCCAACTACCAGTCCATCAAGTGGCAACCGCATCAGCAGAACAAATGGGCGACACTGTACGACGCTAACTACAAGGAGCT GCCCATGCTCACTTACCGCGTGGACGCCGATAAGGGCTTCAACTTTTCGGTGGGCGACGACGCCTTCGTGTGCCAGAAGAAGAACCACTTCCAGGTGACGGCGTACATCGGCATGCTGGGCGAGCCCAAGTACGTCAAGACGCCCGAAGGCCTCAAGCCCCTGGACTGCTTCTACCTGAAGCTGCACGGAGTGAAG CTGGAGGCCCTGAACCAGTCCATCAACATCGAGCAGTCGCAGTCGGACCGAAGCAAGCGGCCCTTCAACCCCGTCAC GGTCAATCTGCCCCCCGAACAGGTCACGAAAGTGACTGTGGGGAGGCTGCACTTCAGCGAGACCACCGCCAACAACATGCGCAAGAAGGGCAAGCCCAACCCCGACCAGAG GTACTTCATGCTGGTGGTGGCCCTCCAAGCCCACGCACAAAATCAGAACTACACACTGGCCGCCCAGATCTCAGAGCGCATCATCGTCCGG GCCTCCAATCCAGGCCAGTTTGAGAGTGACAGCGAGGTGCTGTGGCAGCGGGCGCAGGTGCCGGACACGGTCTTCCACCATGGCCGTGTGGGCATCAACACGGACCGGCCCGATGAGGCGCTGGTGGTGCACGGCAACGTCAAGGTCATGGGCTCGCTCATGCACCCCTCCGACCTGCGGGCCAAGGAGCACGtgcaggag GTGGACACCACCGAGCAGCTGAAGAGGATTTCGCGCATGCGGCTGGTGCACTACAGGTACAAGCCGGAGTTTGCCGCCACTGCCGGCATCGAAGCCGCGGCGCCAGAAACGG GTGTCATCGCTCAGGAGGTGAAGGAGATCCTGCCCGAGGCCGTGaaggacacaggagatgtggtctTTGCCAATGGGAAAACTATAGAGAACTTCCTGGTGGTGAACAAG GAGCGCATCTTCATGGAGAACGTGGGTGCTGTGAAGGAGCTGTGCAAGCTGACGGACAACCTGGAGACGCGCATCGATGAGCTGGAGCGCTGGAGCCACAAGCTGGCCAAGCTACGGCGTCTCGACAGCCTCAAGTCCACCGGCAGCTCGGGCGCCTTCAG CCATGCAGGGAGCCAGTTCAGCCGGGCGGGCAGCGTCCCCCACAAGAAGAGGCCCCCCAAGGTGGCCAGCAAG TCATCGTCTGTGGTCCCAGACCAGGCCTGCATCAGCCAGCGCTTCCTGCAGGGAACCATAGTGGCCCTGGTGGTCGTCATGGCCTTCAG CGTGGTGTCCATGTCCACACTGTATGTGCTGAGCCTGCGCACCGAGGAGGATCTGGTGGAAAGTGATGG CAGGTCCAGCCAGAGCTTTGGGACCACTCAGCTCCGACAGTCCCCTGTGACCACTGGGGTGCTGGGCCCACAGCCCTCTCTGCTGCTGG GTACCACTGGCCCGACCCACTCAGCCCCAGCTCCAGCGCTCCGCACCTTGGACCTCTGCTCTACCCACCCCTGCCCGGTCATTTGCTGCTCCtcgcccagccccaccccctccaccgaCCCTGGTCTGGGCCCCAGCTTTAATCCTGGTAGTGGTCTCAGCCCTAGTCCCAGCCCCTCCACCAACCGCTCAG GCCCCAGCCAGATGGCCCTGCTGCCCGTCACCAACATCAGAGCCAAGTCCTGGGGCCTGTCAGCCAATGGCATTGGCTACTTCAAGCATCCAAAGAGCTCGAACCCCATGGCCAGCCCTGTGGTCCCCTTCCCTGGGGGCCAGGGCAAAGCCAAGAATGGCCCCAGCCTCGGTCTCCATGGCCGGGGCCGCCGAGCGGTTCCCGAGCCTGGCCTGAGCCCTGCTCAGCCCACGCAGGCCCAGAGCCAGTCAG ACCCAGTGCCATTCCTGACCTCCATCCAGGTGCTGGAGAATTCGATGCCCATTACTTCCCAGTACTGTGCTTCAGAGGATGCCTGCAG GCCTGGAAACGTCACCTACCACATCCCTGTTAGCAGCAGCACCCCCCTGCACCTCCGCCTGACCCTGCAGATGAC CTCCTCGTCCCCCGTGTCCGTGGTGCTGTGCAGCCTGATGTCAAAGGAGGAGCCGTGTGAAGAGGGGGGAATTGTACAGAGCCTTCACGCCCACCAGGACACTCAG ggcacCTCCCACCAGTGGCCAGTAACCATCCTGTCCTTCCGCAGATTCACCTACCACTTCCGGGTGGCATTGCTG GGTCAGGCCAACTGCAGTGCGGAGGCCCCAGGCCAGCTGGCCACGGACTACTACTTCCACTTCTACCGCCTGTGTGACTGA